A DNA window from Nitratidesulfovibrio sp. SRB-5 contains the following coding sequences:
- the queA gene encoding tRNA preQ1(34) S-adenosylmethionine ribosyltransferase-isomerase QueA, with the protein MHDTTGTGADANGIPEDDRLESYRFHLPEDQIAQHPAPERGGSRLLVLDRRAMEKGGAAALTHARFADLCDHLPEGCLLVANNSKVLPARLLGLRPTGGKVEFLLLTPLPLLEDLAGGDAGAGSGHASTGDGLRDEGAGWRSVPAEGLLRASKKIRPGDVMDFGPHLRVEVIQPGDFGRSAVRLHWMGDLRQLFLQQGHLPLPPYIRRETGVSSTDAQEDRDRYQTVYADDSRLGSVAAPTAGLHFTDDLRARLAATDRKWAEVTLYVGYGTFSPVRCADIRQHAMHREYIEVGEATAAAIRAAKAEGRPVVTVGTTSTRTLEGTVRACGEVRAFTGWTDIFIKPGYRFTVADHIITNFHLPESSLLMLVSAFAGRRRVLSAYAEAVARGYRFFSYGDAMLLL; encoded by the coding sequence ATGCACGACACCACGGGCACCGGCGCCGACGCGAACGGCATACCCGAAGACGACCGGCTGGAATCGTACCGCTTCCACCTGCCGGAAGACCAGATAGCCCAGCACCCCGCCCCGGAACGGGGCGGTTCGCGCCTGCTGGTGCTGGACCGCCGGGCCATGGAAAAAGGGGGCGCGGCTGCGCTGACCCACGCCCGCTTCGCGGACCTGTGCGACCACCTGCCGGAAGGCTGCCTGCTGGTGGCCAACAATTCCAAGGTGCTGCCCGCCCGGCTGCTGGGCCTGCGCCCCACGGGCGGCAAGGTGGAGTTCCTGCTGCTGACGCCCCTGCCCCTGCTGGAGGACCTGGCCGGGGGCGACGCCGGGGCCGGCAGCGGACACGCCAGCACGGGCGACGGCCTGCGCGATGAAGGCGCAGGCTGGCGCAGCGTGCCCGCCGAAGGGCTGCTGCGCGCTTCCAAAAAGATACGCCCCGGCGACGTCATGGACTTCGGCCCGCACCTGCGGGTGGAGGTGATCCAGCCCGGCGACTTCGGGCGCAGCGCGGTGCGCCTGCACTGGATGGGCGACCTGCGCCAGCTGTTCCTGCAACAGGGGCACCTGCCCCTGCCCCCGTACATCCGTCGTGAAACGGGCGTATCGTCGACAGACGCGCAGGAAGACCGCGACCGCTACCAGACCGTGTACGCCGACGACAGCCGCCTCGGCTCCGTGGCCGCCCCCACCGCCGGGCTGCACTTTACCGACGACCTGCGCGCCCGCCTGGCCGCCACGGACCGGAAGTGGGCCGAAGTGACCCTGTACGTGGGCTACGGCACCTTCAGCCCGGTGCGCTGCGCGGACATCCGCCAGCATGCCATGCACCGCGAATACATCGAGGTGGGCGAGGCCACCGCCGCCGCCATCCGCGCGGCCAAGGCGGAAGGCAGGCCGGTGGTCACCGTGGGCACCACGTCCACCCGCACCCTGGAAGGCACGGTGCGCGCCTGCGGCGAAGTGCGCGCCTTCACCGGCTGGACGGACATCTTCATCAAGCCGGGCTACCGGTTCACGGTGGCGGACCACATCATCACCAATTTCCATCTGCCGGAATCGTCGCTGCTGATGCTGGTTTCCGCCTTTGCCGGGCGCAGGCGGGTGCTGTCCGCCTATGCAGAGGCGGTGGCGCGCGGGTACCGCTTCTTCTCGTACGGCGATGCCATGCTGCTGTTGTGA
- the coaBC gene encoding bifunctional phosphopantothenoylcysteine decarboxylase/phosphopantothenate--cysteine ligase CoaBC, whose amino-acid sequence MDAHLAFTRFTGRRLHLGVCGSIAAYKAPDFVRMWRDAGMDVGVTLTDAARRFIAPLTFAALGASPVFTTMFAGGQPGGDSAASPDDDVFGHLMPGQSAHAFVIAPASASTMARLAHGLADDMLSAQALAFPGLLVIAPAMNPKMWANPATQDNVDTLRRRGHVVVEPGCGRTACMEEGQGRLADPRDVYLHGLRAASAQDMQGRRVLVTLGPTREQWDGVRYWTNPSSGTMGAAVAVALWLRGAEVHAVCGPGTPWLPMGIARHDVTGARQMFDAADAVWDAMDAGVFTAAVADFSPVPLGAEKFKKADARDGFSVAFTPNPDILATLGTRKRDGQTVVGFAAETSGLAESMARKLAAKNADMIVGNLVGGADAGFGSATNRVTVLAKGGEPEEWPVLPKPDVAWRIVDWLARR is encoded by the coding sequence ATGGACGCGCATCTCGCCTTTACCCGCTTCACAGGCCGCAGGCTCCACCTTGGGGTCTGCGGTTCCATCGCGGCCTACAAGGCTCCCGACTTTGTGCGCATGTGGCGCGATGCGGGCATGGACGTGGGCGTCACCCTTACCGATGCCGCCCGGCGGTTCATTGCCCCGCTGACCTTTGCGGCGCTGGGGGCATCGCCGGTGTTCACCACCATGTTCGCAGGCGGGCAGCCCGGCGGTGATTCCGCCGCGTCACCTGACGACGACGTGTTCGGGCACCTCATGCCCGGGCAGTCGGCGCATGCCTTCGTTATTGCTCCGGCCAGCGCCTCCACCATGGCCCGGCTTGCGCACGGCCTTGCCGACGACATGCTCTCGGCGCAGGCGTTGGCCTTTCCCGGACTGCTGGTCATTGCCCCGGCCATGAACCCGAAAATGTGGGCCAACCCCGCCACGCAGGATAATGTGGACACGCTGCGTCGCCGTGGCCACGTGGTGGTGGAGCCCGGCTGCGGGCGCACCGCGTGCATGGAGGAAGGGCAGGGCAGGCTGGCCGACCCGCGCGATGTCTATCTGCACGGCCTGCGCGCCGCATCCGCGCAGGACATGCAGGGCAGGCGCGTGCTGGTCACCCTTGGCCCCACGCGCGAACAATGGGACGGCGTGCGCTACTGGACCAACCCCTCCAGCGGCACCATGGGCGCGGCGGTGGCCGTGGCCCTGTGGCTGCGTGGGGCAGAGGTGCACGCCGTGTGCGGCCCCGGCACGCCGTGGCTGCCCATGGGCATCGCCCGGCACGACGTTACCGGCGCGCGCCAGATGTTCGACGCCGCCGACGCGGTGTGGGATGCCATGGACGCGGGCGTGTTCACCGCCGCCGTGGCCGACTTCAGCCCTGTTCCGCTGGGCGCGGAAAAATTCAAGAAGGCCGATGCGCGGGACGGCTTCAGCGTGGCCTTCACCCCCAACCCGGACATTCTGGCCACCCTGGGCACGCGCAAGCGCGACGGGCAGACCGTTGTGGGCTTTGCCGCCGAAACATCCGGCCTTGCGGAAAGCATGGCCCGCAAGCTGGCCGCCAAGAACGCGGACATGATCGTGGGCAATCTGGTGGGCGGCGCGGATGCCGGTTTCGGCTCCGCAACCAACCGCGTCACCGTGCTGGCCAAGGGCGGAGAACCGGAGGAATGGCCGGTGCTGCCCAAGCCCGACGTGGCATGGAGGATCGTGGATTGGCTCGCCCGCCGCTAG
- a CDS encoding slipin family protein, with translation MFDIAPILAPVAALAVLVLVASLKVLNEYERAVLFRLGRLIQPKGPGLIIVIPVIDRMVRVGMRVLTMDVPNQDVITRDNVSIQVNAVVYFRVVDPVKAINEVEDYLYATSQLAQTTLRSVCGGVELDDLLAHRDKVNQDIKSLLDTQTEEWGIAVQSVELKHIDLPQEMQRAMAKQAEAERERRAKVISAEGEFQAADKLAQAASIIASHPEALQLRYLQTIREMASESKSTVLPIPLDLLRGQLPKG, from the coding sequence ATGTTCGACATCGCCCCCATTCTTGCCCCCGTAGCAGCCCTGGCCGTGCTGGTGCTGGTGGCCTCGCTGAAGGTGCTCAACGAATACGAGCGGGCCGTGCTCTTCCGTCTGGGGCGGCTCATACAGCCCAAGGGCCCCGGCCTGATCATCGTCATACCGGTCATCGACCGCATGGTGCGGGTGGGCATGCGCGTGCTGACCATGGACGTGCCCAATCAGGACGTCATCACCCGCGACAACGTCTCCATCCAGGTCAATGCCGTGGTCTACTTTCGCGTGGTGGACCCGGTGAAGGCCATCAACGAGGTGGAGGACTATCTGTACGCCACCTCGCAACTGGCCCAGACCACCCTGCGCAGCGTGTGCGGCGGCGTGGAACTGGACGATCTGCTGGCCCACCGCGACAAGGTCAATCAGGACATCAAGTCGCTGCTGGACACCCAGACCGAGGAGTGGGGCATTGCCGTGCAGTCTGTGGAACTGAAACACATCGACTTGCCGCAGGAAATGCAGCGCGCCATGGCCAAGCAGGCCGAGGCGGAACGCGAGCGCCGGGCGAAGGTCATCAGCGCCGAGGGTGAATTCCAGGCGGCGGACAAGCTGGCCCAGGCGGCGTCCATCATCGCCTCGCACCCGGAGGCCCTGCAATTGCGCTACCTGCAAACCATCCGTGAGATGGCGTCGGAGAGCAAATCCACGGTGCTACCCATTCCGCTGGACCTGCTGCGCGGCCAGTTGCCCAAGGGATAG
- a CDS encoding NAD-dependent epimerase, with protein sequence MHILVTGAAGFIGYHLSRRFLEAGHTVVGLDCLNDYYDVQLKKDRLKQLEPYPGFAFAQLDMADDAGMDALFAGQKFTHVVNLAAQAGVRYSLKNPRSYVQSNLVGFGNILEGCRHNGVRHLVYASSSSVYGLNTAMPFSAHHNVDHPISLYAASKKANELMAHTYSHLYRLPTTGLRFFTVYGPWGRPDMALYLFTRAILEGKPINVFNEGRMRRDFTYIDDIVEGVVRVTERTPQPNPEWRGDAPDPSTSPAPYRIYNIGNNNAVELGRFIEILEDCLGRKAVRNLMPMQPGDVEATYADVDDLIRDTGFKPHTPLEQGIEAFVRWFRDYYRM encoded by the coding sequence ATGCATATTCTCGTCACCGGCGCTGCCGGGTTCATCGGCTACCATCTTTCGCGCCGCTTTCTGGAGGCCGGGCACACCGTGGTGGGCCTGGATTGCCTGAACGACTACTATGACGTGCAGCTGAAGAAGGACCGCCTGAAGCAGTTGGAGCCGTACCCCGGCTTCGCCTTTGCCCAACTGGACATGGCCGATGACGCGGGCATGGACGCCCTGTTCGCGGGGCAGAAGTTCACCCACGTGGTCAACCTGGCCGCCCAGGCCGGGGTGCGCTATTCGCTCAAGAATCCCCGTTCGTACGTCCAGTCCAACCTGGTGGGCTTTGGCAACATTCTGGAAGGCTGCCGCCACAACGGCGTGCGGCACCTGGTGTATGCCTCGTCCAGTTCCGTCTACGGGCTGAACACGGCCATGCCCTTCAGCGCGCACCACAACGTGGACCACCCCATCAGCCTGTACGCCGCTTCCAAAAAGGCCAACGAGCTGATGGCCCACACCTACAGCCACCTGTACCGGCTGCCCACCACGGGCTTGCGCTTCTTTACCGTGTACGGGCCGTGGGGCAGGCCGGACATGGCGCTGTACCTGTTCACCAGGGCCATTCTGGAAGGCAAACCCATCAACGTGTTCAATGAAGGGCGCATGCGGCGCGACTTCACCTATATTGACGACATCGTGGAAGGGGTGGTGCGCGTGACCGAGCGCACCCCGCAACCCAACCCGGAATGGCGCGGCGATGCGCCGGACCCCTCCACCAGTCCGGCCCCGTACCGCATCTACAACATCGGCAACAACAATGCCGTCGAGCTTGGGCGGTTCATTGAGATTCTGGAAGACTGCCTTGGTCGCAAGGCCGTGCGCAACCTGATGCCCATGCAGCCGGGCGACGTGGAAGCCACCTACGCCGATGTGGACGATCTGATCCGCGATACCGGCTTCAAGCCGCACACGCCGCTGGAGCAGGGCATAGAGGCGTTCGTGCGCTGGTTCCGCGACTACTACAGGATGTAG
- a CDS encoding ParA family protein, with amino-acid sequence MARIIAVANQKGGVGKTTSSLNLAASLAIMEKKVLLVDCDPQANSTSGLGIDQEEVRHNLYSVFFQPDEVVEAIYPTQTPYLSILPSTTDLVALELELVDKMAREYYLADLLKPLDSRFDYIILDCPPSLGLITLNALCAARELLIPLQCEFFALEGIVKLLQTYEQVKKRLNPGLSLLGVVLTMYDVRNKLSRQVKNEVRKCFPDHLFETVIPRNVRLSEAPSHGKSIIHYDIKSKGAESYLALAKEVVLRRPQRREGQGG; translated from the coding sequence GTGGCACGAATCATCGCAGTCGCCAACCAGAAGGGCGGCGTGGGCAAGACCACCTCTTCCCTCAACCTCGCCGCTTCTCTCGCCATCATGGAAAAAAAGGTGCTGCTGGTCGACTGCGACCCGCAGGCCAACTCCACCAGCGGTCTCGGCATCGACCAGGAGGAGGTGCGCCACAACCTCTACTCGGTGTTCTTTCAGCCCGATGAGGTGGTAGAGGCCATCTACCCCACCCAGACGCCGTACCTGTCCATTCTGCCTTCCACAACCGACCTGGTGGCGCTGGAACTGGAGCTGGTCGACAAGATGGCGCGGGAATATTACCTGGCCGACCTGCTGAAGCCGCTGGACAGCCGGTTCGACTACATCATCCTCGACTGCCCGCCGTCGCTGGGGCTGATAACCCTGAACGCCCTGTGCGCCGCACGCGAACTGCTGATCCCCCTTCAGTGCGAGTTTTTCGCGCTGGAAGGCATCGTCAAGCTGCTGCAAACGTACGAGCAGGTGAAGAAGCGGCTGAACCCCGGCCTGTCCTTGCTGGGGGTGGTGCTGACCATGTACGACGTGCGCAACAAGCTGTCGCGACAGGTGAAGAACGAGGTGCGCAAGTGCTTCCCGGACCACCTGTTCGAAACGGTCATTCCGCGCAATGTGCGACTTTCGGAGGCGCCAAGCCACGGCAAGTCCATCATCCACTACGACATCAAGTCCAAGGGTGCGGAATCGTACCTGGCGCTGGCCAAGGAAGTGGTGCTGCGCAGGCCGCAGCGGCGCGAAGGGCAGGGCGGATAG
- a CDS encoding ParB/RepB/Spo0J family partition protein produces the protein MAGPSRGLGRGLDALFKGYQEQPKPSDIRTLPLRALRPNPGQPRKLFTEAALEELAASIRSQGVLQPLLVRPIPGTEGQAEGASQAYEIVAGERRWRASQMAGLREVPVLIRELTDQETLAVALIENLQREDLNPMEEALAMQELREQFGLSQEDLAQKLGKSRPAVANTLRLLHLPEAAREDLREARLSAGHARALLTVTDPEPQDTLRRRILSDRLSVREAEAAAAHWRDRGALPEPLAVPPKREEARPVRPPHRVAPSMRSLQGRLHEALSLRVSVSGTEEKGKITLNFESPEQLAQLLSRLGLEQR, from the coding sequence ATGGCAGGACCTTCGCGCGGATTAGGCAGGGGACTCGATGCCCTGTTCAAGGGCTATCAGGAACAGCCCAAGCCCTCGGACATCCGCACGCTGCCCTTGCGCGCGCTGCGCCCCAACCCCGGCCAGCCCCGCAAGCTGTTCACGGAAGCGGCGCTGGAAGAACTGGCCGCCTCCATCCGCAGCCAGGGCGTATTGCAGCCTTTGCTGGTGCGGCCCATTCCGGGCACGGAAGGGCAGGCCGAAGGCGCGTCGCAGGCCTACGAAATCGTGGCGGGCGAGCGTCGCTGGCGGGCCAGCCAGATGGCCGGGCTGCGCGAAGTGCCCGTGCTCATCCGAGAACTGACCGATCAGGAAACACTGGCCGTCGCGCTTATCGAAAACCTGCAGCGCGAAGACCTGAACCCCATGGAAGAAGCGCTGGCCATGCAGGAACTGCGCGAGCAGTTCGGCCTGAGCCAGGAAGATCTGGCCCAGAAGCTGGGCAAGAGCCGCCCCGCAGTGGCCAACACCCTGCGCCTGCTGCATCTGCCGGAAGCCGCCCGTGAAGACCTGCGCGAAGCGCGGTTGTCCGCCGGGCACGCCCGCGCCCTGCTTACCGTCACCGATCCGGAGCCGCAAGACACCTTGCGCCGGCGCATCCTGTCCGACAGGCTTTCCGTGCGCGAGGCGGAAGCCGCTGCCGCCCACTGGCGGGACCGGGGTGCCTTGCCAGAGCCGCTGGCCGTTCCGCCCAAAAGGGAAGAGGCCCGCCCCGTGCGCCCGCCGCACCGGGTTGCGCCGTCCATGCGCAGCCTGCAAGGCCGCCTGCACGAGGCGCTGAGCCTGCGCGTATCGGTGAGCGGCACGGAAGAGAAGGGCAAGATCACCCTCAATTTCGAATCGCCGGAGCAGCTTGCGCAGCTTCTGTCACGGCTTGGGCTGGAGCAGCGTTAA
- a CDS encoding bifunctional heptose 7-phosphate kinase/heptose 1-phosphate adenyltransferase, which produces MVNYSIDGAALSALVARLAGARVCVVGDVMIDEYLVGDAQRISPEAPVPVISVSEDRHLVGGAGNVAKNIRTLGGVPRLVSVCGNGPRSALLRRVLRDEGVDAAFVEIPGRPTTLKTRVIARQQQMLRIDREETSPIGGQHLADLLRLVDAASADCNVVIVSDYGKGVVTGEFMDGLEMLWAQRGTRPAVLVDPKTPNFHLYRNVFMPTPNAKETSEGAHLPTGTRDEILAAGRAIFDKLHCQHLLTTLGPKGMALFEAADKVWHIPTTARSVFDVTGAGDTVIATVALALAAGVDLLESCVLANYAAGIVVGQVGAASVLPDELREAIATLPVPHVDRWA; this is translated from the coding sequence ATGGTCAACTACAGCATCGATGGCGCCGCACTGAGCGCGCTGGTGGCCCGTCTGGCGGGCGCCCGCGTGTGCGTGGTGGGCGACGTGATGATCGACGAATACCTGGTGGGCGATGCACAGCGCATTTCTCCCGAAGCGCCCGTGCCCGTCATCAGCGTGTCCGAGGACCGCCACCTGGTGGGCGGCGCGGGCAACGTGGCCAAGAACATCCGCACCCTGGGGGGTGTTCCGCGCCTTGTCAGCGTGTGCGGCAACGGTCCGCGTTCCGCGCTGCTGCGCCGCGTGCTGCGGGACGAGGGCGTGGACGCCGCGTTCGTGGAAATTCCGGGACGGCCCACCACCCTCAAGACCCGCGTCATTGCCCGGCAGCAGCAGATGCTGCGCATAGACCGCGAGGAAACCAGCCCCATCGGCGGCCAGCACCTGGCCGATCTGCTGCGGCTTGTGGATGCGGCCAGCGCCGACTGCAACGTGGTCATCGTGTCCGACTACGGCAAGGGCGTGGTGACCGGCGAGTTCATGGACGGGCTGGAAATGCTGTGGGCGCAGCGCGGCACGCGCCCCGCCGTGCTGGTGGACCCCAAGACGCCCAATTTCCATCTGTACCGCAACGTGTTCATGCCCACGCCCAATGCCAAGGAAACCAGCGAAGGCGCGCACCTGCCCACGGGCACCCGCGACGAAATCCTGGCTGCCGGGCGGGCCATCTTCGACAAGCTGCACTGCCAGCACCTGCTGACCACCCTTGGTCCCAAAGGCATGGCCCTGTTCGAGGCCGCAGACAAGGTGTGGCACATCCCCACCACCGCGCGCAGCGTGTTCGACGTTACCGGCGCCGGGGATACGGTCATCGCCACCGTTGCCCTGGCCCTTGCAGCCGGGGTGGATTTGCTGGAAAGCTGCGTGCTGGCCAACTACGCTGCGGGCATCGTGGTGGGGCAGGTTGGGGCGGCATCCGTGCTGCCGGATGAACTGCGCGAGGCCATCGCCACCCTGCCGGTGCCGCACGTGGACCGGTGGGCCTGA
- a CDS encoding DnaJ family domain-containing protein, which yields MNAITLIAERRIAEAQEEGAFDNLPGAGRPLDLEDDSMVPEDLRMACKVLRNAGYLPPQLETAREIQTVMDLLENCSDEREKYRQMQKLNLLLRKVGASRNRPLNFEEYEAYYRSMVSRMRVAGQSADGKDDKA from the coding sequence ATGAACGCCATAACGCTCATTGCCGAGCGGCGCATAGCAGAGGCGCAGGAAGAGGGCGCATTCGACAACCTGCCGGGTGCCGGACGCCCGCTGGACCTGGAGGACGACTCCATGGTGCCCGAAGACCTGCGCATGGCCTGCAAGGTGCTCCGCAACGCGGGCTACCTGCCGCCCCAGCTGGAAACAGCACGCGAGATACAGACGGTGATGGACTTGCTGGAAAATTGTTCGGACGAGCGCGAGAAGTATCGCCAGATGCAGAAGCTGAACCTGCTGCTGCGCAAGGTGGGCGCCAGCCGGAACCGTCCGCTGAACTTCGAGGAGTACGAAGCGTATTACCGAAGCATGGTCAGCCGGATGCGTGTGGCGGGGCAATCTGCTGACGGCAAGGACGACAAGGCGTAA
- a CDS encoding transcription antitermination factor NusB has product MSARRPQPHAKGAPLPPARAAALAALDKVLRKGQEVQAALDAVLADAAARNEASARANASKASASNSTTHVANASSTTPDGSALRHAGISRQDAALATELVYGYLRSEIRISWLLRRFLTAPEKLPPEALLTLGVAAHEIVHLDRIPDYAAVDWAVTHIRQRFGPGLGKLANAVLRNVARLGGDARNAEMYHADLPDPRDFLSVHHAAPRWLVDLWCDAYGMDRATDLLASSAQAPAPAVRVNAARPGWQTLRDQLIADHGGTACGHAGVVFPVGGFPAEVAALERAGLLSRQGAASQEVLDALRPDTWEGPVWDACCGRGGKALALLERGVDVGLCSDPNAGRLRGLRADAERLGLAVPAIVRASATQPPCATDGTCPAGGPGGPARPVPPVQPVTPDTPVTNVGTASAGAFRTILIDAPCSGLGTLSRRPDIKLRRSPADLDALAALQGRILDAALSVLPTGGRLVYITCTLNPAENEAQVERLLSPTGAASAAPVIVEAQHTTPADTPAREFFFGVVLRKG; this is encoded by the coding sequence ATGAGCGCCCGGCGTCCCCAACCCCACGCAAAGGGGGCCCCCCTGCCTCCGGCTCGTGCCGCTGCCCTTGCCGCCTTGGACAAGGTGCTGCGCAAGGGGCAGGAAGTGCAGGCCGCACTGGACGCCGTGCTTGCGGATGCTGCCGCACGCAATGAAGCGAGCGCACGCGCAAACGCAAGCAAGGCATCTGCCAGCAATAGCACCACACACGTCGCAAACGCCTCCTCGACCACACCAGACGGTTCCGCATTGCGGCATGCCGGAATTTCGCGTCAGGACGCAGCCTTGGCCACGGAACTCGTCTACGGGTATCTGCGGTCGGAAATCCGCATTTCGTGGCTCCTGCGCCGCTTCCTGACAGCCCCGGAGAAGTTGCCGCCGGAGGCCTTGCTGACCCTTGGCGTGGCCGCGCACGAAATCGTGCACCTTGACCGCATCCCCGACTACGCGGCGGTGGACTGGGCCGTCACCCACATCCGCCAGCGCTTCGGCCCCGGTCTCGGCAAGCTGGCCAACGCGGTGCTGCGCAACGTGGCCCGGCTGGGCGGCGATGCCCGCAACGCGGAGATGTACCACGCCGACCTGCCGGACCCGCGCGATTTCCTGTCCGTGCACCATGCCGCACCGCGCTGGCTGGTGGACCTGTGGTGCGATGCATACGGCATGGACCGCGCAACAGACCTGCTGGCGTCCAGCGCCCAGGCTCCGGCCCCGGCGGTGCGCGTCAATGCCGCCCGTCCCGGCTGGCAGACGCTGCGTGACCAGTTGATTGCGGATCACGGCGGCACCGCCTGCGGCCATGCCGGGGTGGTCTTTCCCGTCGGCGGATTTCCGGCCGAGGTTGCCGCGCTGGAACGCGCGGGGCTGCTGTCGCGTCAGGGCGCGGCATCGCAGGAAGTGCTGGACGCATTGCGCCCGGATACCTGGGAAGGCCCGGTGTGGGATGCCTGCTGCGGGCGCGGCGGCAAGGCGCTGGCCCTGCTGGAGCGCGGCGTGGACGTGGGCCTGTGCAGCGACCCCAATGCGGGCCGCCTGCGTGGCCTGCGTGCCGATGCCGAACGGCTGGGCCTTGCCGTGCCCGCCATTGTCCGTGCCTCCGCAACGCAACCGCCCTGCGCAACGGACGGCACCTGCCCCGCAGGCGGTCCGGGTGGCCCGGCCCGGCCAGTTCCGCCAGTTCAGCCAGTCACACCAGACACGCCGGTCACAAATGTTGGAACGGCCAGCGCGGGCGCCTTCCGCACCATTCTCATCGATGCGCCCTGTTCCGGACTGGGTACCCTTTCCCGCCGCCCGGACATCAAGCTGCGCCGCTCTCCCGCCGACCTCGACGCGCTTGCCGCGTTGCAAGGCAGGATACTTGATGCCGCCCTGTCCGTGCTGCCCACGGGTGGTCGGCTGGTGTACATCACCTGCACCCTGAACCCCGCCGAGAACGAGGCGCAGGTCGAACGTCTGCTATCCCCGACCGGTGCCGCCAGTGCTGCCCCCGTCATTGTCGAAGCGCAGCACACCACCCCCGCCGACACCCCGGCCCGTGAATTCTTTTTCGGCGTGGTGCTGCGCAAGGGGTAA
- a CDS encoding DUF116 domain-containing protein has translation MSMPIRKNPDSLPREDYHGARKRLFIGLISLTSAALCLVLLVGWIIPYIGLGNIHPLVPDITGALLVACIALIVWATLGLVLHIYTGRPWFGSQRVRGVAVKLFLPLMELLGRLFGISREEVRHSFIKVNNELVRGETGSFAPSDVLILLPHCLQSSNCAVRLTYGVDHCKRCGQCPIERLLALRDRYGVKLAIATGGTIARRIVVKERPRLIIAVACERDLASGIQDTHPIPVYGVLNERPNGPCLDTLVSLLNVEKALRHFLNVLPPDVAENVAEDDATDVAEADTTRAAPGSHGAPATGMPGSVADATFGAGSGHSPGVRHAVSPHDAGVATARDQRPQEGTPAASSPAEASAAPSEPQ, from the coding sequence ATGTCCATGCCCATCCGCAAGAACCCGGATTCCCTCCCGCGAGAGGACTACCACGGCGCCCGCAAGCGGCTGTTCATCGGGCTCATCAGCCTGACGTCCGCCGCCCTGTGCCTGGTGCTGCTGGTGGGGTGGATCATCCCGTACATCGGACTGGGCAACATCCATCCGCTGGTGCCGGACATCACCGGGGCCCTGCTGGTGGCGTGCATTGCGCTCATCGTGTGGGCCACGCTGGGGCTTGTGCTGCACATCTACACCGGGCGGCCCTGGTTCGGCTCGCAACGGGTGCGCGGCGTGGCGGTAAAGCTGTTCCTGCCGCTCATGGAGCTGCTGGGGCGGCTGTTCGGCATCTCGCGCGAAGAGGTGCGCCACTCGTTCATCAAGGTCAACAACGAGCTGGTGCGCGGCGAGACGGGCAGCTTTGCCCCGTCGGACGTGCTGATCCTGCTGCCGCACTGCCTGCAGTCCAGCAACTGCGCGGTGCGCCTGACCTACGGCGTGGACCACTGCAAGCGCTGCGGCCAGTGCCCCATAGAGCGGCTGCTGGCCCTGCGCGACCGCTACGGCGTCAAGCTGGCCATAGCCACCGGCGGCACCATCGCCCGGCGTATCGTGGTCAAGGAGCGCCCCCGGCTGATCATTGCCGTGGCCTGCGAACGCGACCTTGCCAGCGGCATCCAGGACACCCACCCTATCCCGGTGTACGGCGTGCTCAACGAGCGGCCCAACGGCCCCTGCCTGGACACGCTGGTCAGCCTGCTCAACGTGGAAAAGGCCCTGCGCCACTTCCTGAACGTGCTGCCGCCCGATGTTGCAGAAAATGTCGCGGAAGATGATGCGACAGATGTTGCGGAAGCTGACACGACTCGCGCGGCACCCGGCTCTCACGGTGCTCCCGCAACTGGCATGCCGGGCTCCGTTGCCGATGCCACCTTCGGGGCCGGCAGCGGACATTCCCCGGGCGTCCGGCATGCCGTGAGCCCCCATGATGCCGGTGTTGCCACAGCCCGCGACCAGCGCCCGCAGGAAGGCACGCCTGCGGCCTCTTCCCCCGCAGAGGCGTCCGCCGCGCCGTCGGAACCGCAATGA